The Megalobrama amblycephala isolate DHTTF-2021 linkage group LG7, ASM1881202v1, whole genome shotgun sequence genome window below encodes:
- the casp3a gene encoding caspase-3a has translation MNGDCVDARRGDTTVAGSDGASGLQPMQVDAMPQSHFRYSLNYPNIGHCIIINNKNFDRSTGMNQRNGTDVDAGNVMNVFRKLGYTVRVYNDQTVAQIKQVLTAVAHDDHSRCASFVCVMLSHGDEGVFFGTDTSVELKTLTSLFRGDRCPSLVGKPKLFFIQACRGTELDPGVEPDSHNISDGPVRIPVEADFLYAYSTVPGYYSWRNTMTGSWFIQSLCEMIAKYGNQLELMQIMTRVNHKVAFDFESTSNMPGFDSKKQIPCIVSMLTKEMYFTG, from the exons ATGAACGGAGACTGCGTGGACGCGCGGCGCGGGGATACAACAGT TGCTGGTTCTGATGGGGCATCTGGACTGCAGCCCATGCAGGTGGATGCTATGCCTCAGTCACACTTCAGATACAGCCTAAACTACCCCAACATTGGGCACTGCATcatcatcaacaacaaaaactttGATCGCAGTACAG GCATGAACCAACGCAATGGCACTGATGTAGATGCAGGAAACGTAATGAATGTTTTTCGAAAGCTTGGATATACTGTGAGAGTTTACAATGACCAGACAGTAGCACAGATTAAACAGGTTTTAACAGCAG TTGCCCATGACGACCACAGTCGCTGTgcttcatttgtgtgtgtgatgctCAGTCATGGAGATGAGGGGGTGTTTTTTGGCACTGATACTTCTGTGGAATTAAAGACCTTAACTAGCCTGTTCAGAGGAGACCGCTGCCCATCACTAGTGGGAAAGCCTAAACTTTTCTTCATACAG GCTTGTAGAGGTACAGAGCTGGATCCTGGTGTGGAGCCTGACAGCCATAACATCTCAGATGGTCCAGTGAGGATCCCTGTGGAGGCAGACTTCCTCTATGCGTACTCTACTGTACCAG GTTACTACTCCTGGAGAAACACTATGACCGGTTCATGGTTCATTCAGTCTCTTTGTGAAATGATAGCAAAATATGGCAACCAACTAGAGCTCATGCAGATCATGACTAGAGTCAACCATAAAGTGGCGTTCGATTTTGAGTCGACCTCCAATATGCCTGGCTTTGATTCTAAGAAACAAATCCCCTGCATTGTCTCAATGCTCACCAAAGAGATGTACTTCACTGGTTAA